The following nucleotide sequence is from Butyricicoccus intestinisimiae.
GTGTTAATTGTGATGAGGGTACACCCGTTCCCATTCCGAACACGGTAGTTAAGCTCATTTACGCTGACAATACTTGGCTGGTGACGGCCCGGGAAGATAGGACGATGCCTACACAAAGCGATCTGAAGAAAACTCAGATCGCTTCAATATTCCTCAATAGCTCAGTCGGTAGAGCATCTGACTGTTAATCAGAGGGTCGTTGGTTCGAGTCCAACTTGAGGAGCCAAAACATGGTTCGCCGTCATATAGAAATATGTGACGGCGAAACTTATATCAAGACAAGTTTGAGTATATGGGCCTTTAGCTCAGTTGGTTAGAGCAACCGGCTCATAACCGGTCGGTCCCGGGTTCGAGTCCCCGAAGGCCCACCAACAAAAAAGCCAAACGTGTCAAAAACAAAAAAGCAGTATAGGGGTATAGCTCAGCTGGTAGAGCAGCGGTCTCCAAAACCGCGTGCCGAGGGTTCGATCCCTTCTGCCCCTGCCATATGGCCCGGTAGTTCAGTTGGTTAGAACGCCAGCCTGTCACGCTGGAGGTCGTCGGTTCGAGCCCGATCCGGGTCGCCATAAGCATGAAGATTGAAAGATATCTTCATTTGCTGCTATAGCTCAGTCGGTAGAGCGCATCCTTGGTAAGGATGAGGTCGGCAGTTCAAATCTGCCTAGCAGCTCCATTAGAAGCCTGATTTCGCAAGAAATCAGGCTTTTTTAGTACTTTTGAAGCCACTTAATAAATGAGGTTTTGTTCGTGGGAACATTTGGGAACAAACAGGAGTAATTCCTATTTGTTGCCTTTCAAAATGTGAGACATTTGCAGAAGTGGATCTGCGATCTCCGGCGAACTTTTTAGCAGCTGAATCAGCTGTTTCGTGGAAGAATCCATGGGCAGTTGGGCGGCTGCTTTTTTGCTTTCTGGGGATGTTAGGAAGAACTGTGCTTCCATTTGCTGTGCCAGATGCTTGCGGCTGCTATCCATGATATGGCTATATACATCCGTGACCATGTTCGCTTGCGCATGTCCAGTGTCGCCTTGCACTGCCTTGATGTCACCGCCACTGATTTTGAGTTTCACGCTGGTGCTGCTGTGACGCAGACTGTGAAAGACAACCGGCCGGAGATTGTTTGTTTGAATGAGTGCTTTCAGTTTTTCACTGATGTTGTGTTCTTCAAATGGCCGTCCGTTGTCCCGCGCAACGACCAGATTGAAATCTTGATACACAGAGCCGATTTCATTCTTTAATGCCATTTGATGCTCCCATGCCTGCCGCAGTGCGTGAATGACAGTAGGCGGTAGATAAATCGTGCGGACACTGCTTTCGGTCTTAGGCGTCTTGAGAACAAGTGTCGTAGTAGACGGTGATTTCTTCTTCCAGAGCGGAAAGGTAAAGTAGACATCATCTCGTCCTTGTTCCCGAAGCTTTTCTAAACTGAGATTGGTGCAACGGCGCAGTTCTTTTTCTACGCGGAGATAGGCATTGTCGTTCTGCATCAATCCTGGCGTGATGTGTACACAATCCCATGTCAGACCTAAGATTTCTCCGATACGCATGGAACAGCCAAGAGCGAGTAGCATACACAGCTTTAAAATCGGATCGGTGCATACATCTAAGGCATATCGCGCTTCTGCATCATCCCAGACAGCTCGTTTCTCTCTTTTGTACTTGGGCAGTTCCACAGTCATAGCGGGATTCGGACCTTTTAAGTAATCCCAGCGAATGGCTTGATTCAGTGCACTGCGGATCGTGCCGTGTACTTTTTCTACAACGCTGGGAGCGATTGTTGTCTGCAAATGTTCTTTGCCTTTGGGACACACAGCAGGCTCTCGCAGAAGCTTTCTATAAAAGCGTTCCAGCCGATGGGTTGTGAGAGATTTAATTGGGATAGCACCAATATACGGGTTGATATAGTGTGTGATTCGGTGCATAGTAGAGGAAAGCGTACTCTCCGACCAATGATTTAATCCGTACAGATTGACGTATTCGTCCAACAGCTGAGAAACAGTCATGGTTTCCTGAGCCAATGCATGATTGGCATCTGGATCAACAACAGAAGCAGGCGGAAGCAGTTTGTTGTTTTTCTTTTCCAACAAGATTTGCGCAATCCGCAGATTGGCTTCTTCCTCTGTGTCAAAAGATTCATGAATCAGATCCGGATAGTTTGGGCACCGATATGTAATGCGGAATTTATTTCCGTGTTTTGTAGATTTCATATTGACAAGATGCTCCTTGGATGAGTGATTCATCCGTGCCATACAAGCCTCCTTTGTTTTATCGGAGCATTTTCCTGGTGTGAGGCAAGTATAGCACGGATTGTCTGCTGCAGCAAGTTAAGAATTTAAAAACTTTTCCAACGCAGAGCGTGGAATGCGGATGCTCTTGCCGATACGGATGCTGCGAATATTTCCAGACTTTACCAGATCATAAGCAGCATTCCGCCCGATATGCAGCAACTCAGCCAGCTCTTGAACGGTGTAGACTTCTTGATGCATGTTCATGGTGTATATCCTCCTTCCTTTTTGGAATGCTGCCAATATGAGAGAATGAACAGATTAAAATTAAAGGCTTAAAAATAACGAAAAACAAAGAAATATTTTATACTTTCTTTGTTTATGCTTGAAAAAGTTGAGAAAATATTTTATACTGAGTGCAAGAATGAAAAGAACGAAAGAATTAAATATTACATGTAAAGGATGATGAGATGAACTTAAAAATTAGAATTGAATGCTCTAAACACGATTGGGAAAAGCAAGAGGAGATTCAGTTATTAAAAGAAGTGCTCAAACGGTGCGGAATTT
It contains:
- a CDS encoding helix-turn-helix domain-containing protein, coding for MNMHQEVYTVQELAELLHIGRNAAYDLVKSGNIRSIRIGKSIRIPRSALEKFLNS
- a CDS encoding site-specific integrase; translation: MKSTKHGNKFRITYRCPNYPDLIHESFDTEEEANLRIAQILLEKKNNKLLPPASVVDPDANHALAQETMTVSQLLDEYVNLYGLNHWSESTLSSTMHRITHYINPYIGAIPIKSLTTHRLERFYRKLLREPAVCPKGKEHLQTTIAPSVVEKVHGTIRSALNQAIRWDYLKGPNPAMTVELPKYKREKRAVWDDAEARYALDVCTDPILKLCMLLALGCSMRIGEILGLTWDCVHITPGLMQNDNAYLRVEKELRRCTNLSLEKLREQGRDDVYFTFPLWKKKSPSTTTLVLKTPKTESSVRTIYLPPTVIHALRQAWEHQMALKNEIGSVYQDFNLVVARDNGRPFEEHNISEKLKALIQTNNLRPVVFHSLRHSSTSVKLKISGGDIKAVQGDTGHAQANMVTDVYSHIMDSSRKHLAQQMEAQFFLTSPESKKAAAQLPMDSSTKQLIQLLKSSPEIADPLLQMSHILKGNK